A window of Lentibacillus sp. Marseille-P4043 contains these coding sequences:
- the mbcS gene encoding acyl-CoA synthetase MbcS, which yields MNREDLVAPKNYNIVMEMERYATDPERKALIWQDDNGNNDIVTYTQLMKNVNQIGNVFLEKGLKKGDKILVMIPRLIAAYEVYLAALKTGIIIIPSSEMLKTKDLQYRIRHGEVSGVVSYYPFVDQYKEINEYNELTRFVVGEPVDDWLFLDRLKDEASDKLAIADTTRDDIAFLPYTSGTTGNPKGVVHTHGWGYAHLKTASENWLCINDGDTVWATAGPGWQKWIWSPFLSVLGSGATGFVYHGKFDAKTYLSLLQDNEINVLCCTPTEYRIMAKVDNLSDYQLPALHSAVSAGEPLNREVIDTFRNYFDITVRDGYGQTENTLLLGFMKDMKVKPGSMGKPTPGNDVEVIDENGDPVAVGEVGDIAVQLDCPALFREYYKDPERTKIAQRGNYYVTGDQASKDEDGYFWFEGRSDDIIISSGYTIGPFEVEDALVKHPSVQECAVVASPHEVRGNIVKAFVVLRAGVDKNTPELVKELQDHVKKLTAPYKYPREIEFIEELPKTTSGKIRRIELRQKEKAKL from the coding sequence ATGAACAGAGAAGACTTGGTTGCTCCGAAAAATTATAATATTGTAATGGAAATGGAGCGTTATGCAACAGATCCAGAACGAAAGGCATTAATTTGGCAAGATGATAATGGGAATAACGATATAGTTACTTATACCCAGTTGATGAAGAATGTAAACCAAATTGGAAACGTTTTCTTAGAAAAAGGTTTAAAAAAAGGCGACAAAATTTTAGTTATGATCCCACGATTGATTGCCGCATATGAAGTTTATCTAGCCGCATTAAAAACGGGGATTATCATTATACCAAGCTCCGAAATGTTGAAAACAAAAGATTTACAATACCGGATTCGTCATGGAGAAGTCAGTGGAGTAGTAAGCTATTATCCGTTTGTTGATCAATACAAAGAAATCAACGAATACAATGAACTAACACGTTTTGTTGTTGGCGAACCTGTGGACGACTGGCTCTTTTTAGACCGCTTAAAGGACGAGGCATCTGATAAATTGGCAATCGCAGATACGACACGCGATGACATTGCCTTTTTGCCATATACATCTGGTACGACAGGAAATCCAAAAGGCGTTGTACATACCCATGGTTGGGGTTATGCCCATTTAAAAACAGCGTCCGAAAATTGGCTGTGTATTAATGATGGTGATACCGTTTGGGCGACAGCTGGGCCAGGCTGGCAAAAGTGGATTTGGAGTCCGTTCTTGTCTGTATTAGGATCTGGCGCAACGGGCTTTGTATATCACGGGAAATTCGATGCCAAAACATATTTATCATTGCTTCAGGATAACGAGATCAATGTCTTATGTTGTACCCCAACGGAATATCGGATCATGGCCAAGGTAGATAACTTATCTGATTATCAACTGCCTGCGCTACATAGTGCGGTATCTGCTGGCGAGCCACTAAACAGAGAAGTAATTGATACATTCCGCAACTATTTTGATATAACTGTTCGCGATGGTTATGGACAAACAGAAAATACGTTGTTACTAGGCTTTATGAAAGATATGAAGGTCAAACCAGGCTCAATGGGAAAACCGACACCAGGTAATGATGTCGAGGTAATCGATGAAAACGGTGATCCTGTTGCGGTCGGCGAAGTAGGTGATATTGCGGTTCAACTTGATTGTCCTGCACTATTCCGCGAATATTATAAAGATCCAGAACGCACAAAAATAGCCCAGCGCGGCAATTATTATGTGACAGGTGACCAAGCTTCAAAGGATGAAGATGGCTACTTTTGGTTTGAAGGACGCAGTGACGACATTATTATCAGTTCCGGTTATACAATTGGACCATTTGAGGTGGAAGATGCATTGGTCAAACATCCATCTGTCCAAGAATGTGCTGTAGTTGCAAGTCCACATGAAGTCCGTGGCAATATTGTTAAAGCATTTGTCGTTTTGCGAGCAGGAGTGGACAAGAATACTCCAGAGTTGGTTAAGGAGTTACAGGATCATGTCAAGAAGCTAACCGCTCCATATAAATATCCAAGGGAAATTGAATTTATTGAGGAATTGCCAAAAACAACATCAGGGAAGATTAGAAGAATTGAATTAAGACAAAAAGAAAAAGCAAAACTGTAA
- a CDS encoding ATP-dependent Clp protease ATP-binding subunit — protein sequence MKCQQCGIQPATINMSMQINNEKVQLHVCNQCFQEIKGQMINPTNNFFSGSGFGSDQQGDFANHFFQGNGAQQAGTRTQERQGNQGNGLLDQLGKNVSHAARAGLIDPVIGRDNEVKRVIETLNRRNKNNPVLIGEPGVGKTAIAEGLAVKIAEGNVPTKLMNKEIYLLDVASLVANTGIRGQFEERMKQLVQELQTRKNVILFVDEIHLLVGAGTAESSQMDAGNILKPALARGELQLIGATTLKEYRNIEKDAALERRLQPIMVKEPTVEQAVQILNGIKERYEKFHEVKYSDDVIRSFVTLSQRYIQDRFLPDKAIDLMDEVGSRLNLANAEKDSDSIEQKLNEVVQEKEQAAEKEDYERAAHLRYQEIQLQKQLDKAKDEAQVIDVGLEDIQLIIEEKTGIPVTKLQKDEQEQMKNLASNLSQKVIGQEQAVDKVAKAIRRSRAGLKSKYRPIGSFLFVGPTGVGKTELTKALAEELFGSRDALIRLDMSEYMEKHAVSKIIGSPPGYVGHEEAGQLTERVRRNPYSIILLDEIEKAHPDVQNMFLQIMEDGHLTDSHGRTVSFKDTVIIMTSNAGTGIKEINVGFNRSEHESVSILENLSAYFKPEFLNRFDSIISFNELSEANLLEIVDLMLHDLTQNMEENNLNITISDAAKHELVRLGYDPRFGARPLRRVIQDKVEDQLTDLLLENNDITAINVDMIDNQITVKQA from the coding sequence ATGAAATGTCAACAATGTGGTATTCAACCAGCAACCATTAATATGTCAATGCAAATAAATAATGAAAAAGTGCAATTGCATGTATGTAATCAATGCTTTCAAGAAATAAAAGGTCAAATGATAAACCCAACAAATAACTTCTTCTCTGGTTCAGGTTTTGGTTCCGATCAACAAGGTGATTTTGCAAACCATTTCTTCCAAGGAAATGGCGCACAACAAGCTGGAACAAGAACACAAGAAAGACAAGGGAACCAAGGAAATGGGTTGCTTGATCAATTAGGAAAAAATGTTTCACACGCTGCACGCGCTGGCTTGATTGATCCAGTGATCGGCCGTGATAATGAAGTGAAACGTGTAATTGAAACACTTAATAGACGAAATAAAAATAACCCAGTTTTAATTGGGGAACCAGGTGTTGGGAAAACAGCAATCGCGGAAGGATTAGCTGTGAAAATCGCGGAAGGTAATGTTCCAACAAAATTGATGAACAAAGAAATTTATTTGCTTGATGTAGCATCACTCGTTGCAAACACTGGCATAAGAGGTCAATTTGAAGAGCGGATGAAGCAATTAGTTCAGGAATTGCAAACACGTAAAAACGTTATTTTGTTTGTTGACGAAATCCATCTATTAGTCGGTGCAGGCACAGCAGAAAGCTCACAAATGGATGCGGGAAACATTCTAAAGCCAGCACTAGCACGTGGTGAACTACAATTAATTGGTGCAACAACACTAAAAGAATACCGCAATATTGAAAAAGACGCAGCACTTGAACGTCGCTTGCAGCCAATTATGGTCAAAGAACCGACAGTTGAACAAGCTGTACAAATTTTAAATGGTATCAAAGAGCGTTATGAGAAATTCCATGAAGTAAAATATTCCGATGATGTTATCCGTTCGTTTGTAACCTTATCACAACGGTATATTCAAGATCGGTTTTTACCAGATAAAGCAATTGACTTAATGGATGAAGTTGGCTCACGCTTAAACCTTGCCAATGCCGAAAAAGATTCTGATTCCATTGAACAAAAATTAAATGAAGTAGTGCAGGAAAAAGAACAAGCTGCTGAAAAAGAAGACTATGAACGTGCAGCTCACTTGCGTTATCAGGAAATACAATTGCAGAAACAGCTGGATAAAGCAAAAGATGAAGCACAAGTAATTGATGTAGGATTAGAAGACATTCAATTAATTATTGAAGAAAAAACAGGAATACCTGTTACGAAACTGCAAAAAGATGAACAAGAACAAATGAAAAACCTTGCAAGTAATCTATCGCAAAAAGTAATTGGACAAGAACAAGCGGTTGATAAGGTTGCAAAAGCAATCCGTCGTAGTCGTGCAGGTTTAAAATCAAAATACCGTCCAATTGGATCATTTCTATTTGTTGGTCCAACTGGTGTCGGGAAAACAGAATTAACCAAGGCACTAGCAGAGGAGTTGTTTGGCTCTCGTGACGCACTTATTCGTCTGGACATGAGTGAATATATGGAAAAACACGCGGTGTCAAAAATTATCGGTTCCCCTCCAGGCTATGTAGGTCATGAGGAAGCAGGACAATTAACCGAGCGTGTCCGTCGTAATCCATATTCCATCATTTTGCTTGATGAAATTGAAAAAGCACATCCTGATGTACAAAATATGTTCCTGCAAATTATGGAAGATGGCCATTTAACGGATTCACACGGTCGTACGGTAAGCTTTAAAGATACAGTTATTATCATGACAAGTAACGCTGGAACTGGTATAAAAGAAATTAATGTTGGTTTTAACCGATCCGAGCATGAATCTGTATCCATTTTGGAAAATTTGAGTGCTTATTTCAAACCAGAGTTCTTAAACCGGTTTGACTCGATTATTTCATTTAATGAACTAAGTGAAGCTAATTTATTAGAAATTGTTGATTTAATGCTTCATGATTTAACACAAAATATGGAAGAGAATAATTTAAATATCACTATTTCTGATGCAGCAAAACATGAATTGGTTCGACTTGGTTATGACCCACGATTTGGTGCAAGACCATTACGCCGGGTTATCCAAGATAAAGTAGAAGATCAATTAACCGACTTGCTATTGGAAAACAATGATATAACAGCAATAAATGTTGATATGATCGATAATCAAATAACAGTGAAACAGGCATAA